One window from the genome of Paenibacillus azoreducens encodes:
- a CDS encoding iron-dependent peroxidase, whose product MGLNYIWDLLVQAQEAGIGKRNITFLPAKVYSPYMELSLNELNAAKGQHDVEVEINPHYRFPDMFRDLLDINLTEDEEFRLALFDILIHFLAELDLMQGMNKREFYIRFVLRDLEAGAFGSRVKELIGLFDPEERELIVCAILRMYDTGETLNLLRSTVSRIFKHSTIYVNNEDKDEMLFYIGQKQTELASRKLELLMELFLPVRYRTEVYWDCHVGIIDADETMVLDRIAMY is encoded by the coding sequence ATGGGCTTGAATTACATATGGGATTTGCTTGTGCAGGCGCAGGAAGCCGGCATCGGCAAACGGAACATTACGTTTCTGCCGGCGAAGGTGTATTCGCCGTATATGGAGCTTAGTCTCAACGAGCTGAATGCAGCCAAAGGACAGCATGACGTCGAGGTGGAGATCAATCCGCATTACCGGTTTCCCGATATGTTCCGCGATCTGCTTGACATCAATCTGACGGAAGACGAAGAGTTCCGGTTGGCATTGTTCGATATTCTCATTCATTTTTTGGCGGAACTGGATCTGATGCAGGGTATGAACAAACGCGAGTTTTATATCCGTTTCGTGCTGCGGGATCTGGAAGCCGGGGCGTTCGGCAGCCGGGTGAAGGAACTGATCGGCCTGTTTGATCCGGAAGAACGGGAACTGATCGTTTGCGCCATTTTGCGGATGTATGATACGGGGGAAACGCTGAATCTTCTGCGCAGCACGGTCAGCCGGATCTTCAAACATTCGACGATTTACGTCAACAACGAGGACAAGGACGAAATGCTGTTTTACATCGGGCAAAAGCAAACGGAGCTGGCGAGCCGGAAGCTGGAGCTGCTGATGGAACTGTTTCTGCCGGTCCGCTACCGGACCGAGGTGTATTGGGATTGCCATGTCGGCATTATCGATGCCGATGAAACGATGGTTCTGGACCGGATCGCGATGTATTAG
- a CDS encoding serine/threonine protein phosphatase: MRKENSDFQTAFVSEAGSFVDNRDYFAFVELDDMACYVIADGLDQDREMHSAEMAVSAILESFMEKPSLSKRSIRQYLQTAHEWLKFESRRVRLKASVLVIVTNYTKMVWASCGNARLYHFRGGRLNLRSKDQSLSQLLLENGRLSEDRISNHEERGNLLNYMGKPEHFDPFISDKTPLSDGDVLLLCTPGIWEQVELPEMLDALTESSDPASLTDTLEEIVLSKQRQTVNNYTAAAVYANKTFAEKPKNRKKWILRIAVITLSLLLAGGGVWYMKAKQAQALAQTAMQMAEYEQNGDEYASAGDYAKALKAYSEAKNAASKLKDKLHFQLLRGKQQVAQAVTDGDGYVKDGSYDMAVNSYTKALKDAGKYKPFKPEDIQAKIDRSGKIAELAEVIKDGDKKLQAQDYSGALKTYEKAKNAAIEANYESGQKNIETKIAETREKIDGIQRETKTLQADNLEKKGDRSMAAMDYAGAIEAYSLAQEIYQEIDKLERVLAMERKISKADEKLHPAVPAADTGDGLTAGFGGAGYDSSAANGWGNMEPEPEVPEERVTPPAKGTAKSSAPSKAENKAASAPADKAEGNPPDASGEKEAETEGGASS, translated from the coding sequence ATGAGGAAGGAGAACAGCGATTTTCAGACGGCTTTTGTCTCCGAAGCGGGTTCGTTTGTCGACAACAGGGATTATTTTGCCTTCGTTGAGTTGGATGACATGGCTTGTTACGTCATTGCGGACGGCCTGGATCAGGACAGGGAAATGCACAGCGCCGAAATGGCAGTCAGCGCGATTCTGGAAAGCTTCATGGAGAAACCTTCACTGTCCAAAAGGAGCATCCGGCAGTATTTGCAGACCGCCCATGAATGGCTAAAATTCGAGAGCCGGCGCGTCCGGCTGAAAGCGAGCGTGCTTGTGATCGTGACGAACTACACCAAGATGGTGTGGGCGTCGTGCGGCAATGCGCGGCTATACCATTTTCGCGGCGGGCGGCTGAATTTAAGGTCGAAGGATCAGAGTCTGTCCCAGCTGCTGTTGGAAAATGGAAGGCTGTCCGAAGACCGGATATCAAACCATGAAGAGCGGGGCAATCTGCTGAATTACATGGGAAAGCCGGAGCATTTCGATCCGTTTATTTCGGATAAAACGCCGCTTTCCGACGGAGACGTGCTTCTGCTTTGCACGCCGGGCATTTGGGAGCAGGTGGAGCTGCCGGAAATGCTGGATGCGCTCACAGAATCCAGTGATCCGGCAAGCCTGACCGATACGCTGGAGGAGATTGTGCTCAGCAAGCAGCGGCAGACGGTGAACAATTATACCGCTGCGGCAGTGTACGCCAACAAGACCTTTGCAGAGAAGCCGAAAAACCGCAAGAAGTGGATCCTCCGTATTGCCGTGATCACGTTGTCGCTTCTGCTTGCCGGAGGCGGCGTTTGGTATATGAAAGCCAAGCAGGCGCAGGCACTGGCCCAAACAGCGATGCAGATGGCCGAATATGAGCAAAACGGCGACGAATACGCATCCGCCGGCGACTATGCGAAGGCGCTCAAAGCCTACAGCGAAGCGAAAAATGCGGCCAGCAAGCTGAAGGACAAGCTGCATTTTCAGCTTCTTCGCGGCAAGCAGCAAGTGGCGCAGGCGGTCACCGACGGGGACGGTTATGTGAAGGATGGCAGTTATGATATGGCGGTCAACAGCTATACGAAAGCGCTTAAGGATGCGGGTAAATACAAGCCGTTCAAGCCGGAGGACATCCAGGCGAAAATCGACCGCAGCGGCAAAATCGCCGAGCTGGCCGAAGTCATCAAGGACGGGGACAAAAAGCTTCAGGCTCAGGACTACAGCGGCGCGCTCAAAACTTACGAAAAAGCGAAAAATGCGGCGATCGAAGCCAATTACGAAAGCGGGCAAAAGAATATCGAAACGAAAATAGCCGAAACCCGGGAGAAGATCGATGGCATTCAGCGGGAAACGAAGACGCTGCAGGCGGATAACCTCGAGAAAAAAGGCGACCGGAGCATGGCCGCGATGGATTATGCCGGTGCGATTGAGGCATACAGCCTGGCGCAGGAAATCTATCAGGAGATCGACAAGTTGGAACGGGTGCTGGCGATGGAGCGGAAAATTTCCAAAGCGGACGAAAAACTGCATCCGGCCGTGCCTGCCGCGGATACCGGAGACGGGCTAACTGCCGGGTTCGGCGGCGCCGGTTATGATTCGTCCGCCGCGAACGGCTGGGGAAACATGGAGCCTGAACCTGAGGTTCCAGAGGAGCGGGTTACGCCGCCTGCGAAAGGTACCGCCAAATCCTCTGCGCCATCCAAAGCGGAAAATAAAGCGGCTTCCGCGCCTGCCGATAAGGCTGAGGGCAACCCGCCGGATGCATCCGGGGAAAAGGAAGCGGAAACGGAAGGGGGAGCTTCTTCATGA
- a CDS encoding RDD family protein, translating to MYASFWKRLLAYCLDLIVVWLIFFVLESVFYRIRGIYAQYLLNQGASIEDLNHVIYFDISKNVALILILIICWLYFALMESSGRQATWGKKWVGLIVVNERYERLRFGKASKRFWSKMLSSLILCMGYIMVFFTPYRQSLHDKIAKTYVVNPKQLQEYLAARDASLDAGMQSIKAVKAL from the coding sequence TTGTACGCAAGTTTCTGGAAACGCCTTTTGGCATATTGTCTTGACTTGATTGTGGTTTGGCTCATTTTTTTCGTGCTGGAATCCGTTTTTTATCGTATCCGCGGGATTTATGCTCAATATCTTTTGAACCAAGGTGCAAGTATAGAAGATTTGAACCATGTCATTTATTTTGATATATCCAAAAATGTGGCGCTAATACTGATTCTAATCATCTGCTGGCTATATTTCGCTTTGATGGAATCGTCCGGAAGACAAGCTACATGGGGCAAAAAGTGGGTAGGCCTGATCGTGGTAAACGAAAGGTACGAAAGGCTCCGTTTTGGCAAGGCGAGCAAAAGATTTTGGAGCAAGATGCTTTCGAGCCTGATCCTATGCATGGGATATATCATGGTGTTTTTCACTCCATACAGGCAGTCGCTGCATGATAAGATCGCCAAGACCTATGTGGTGAATCCAAAGCAGTTACAAGAGTATCTGGCCGCCAGGGATGCGAGTTTGGATGCAGGAATGCAAAGTATCAA
- a CDS encoding FHA domain-containing protein, with protein MSLTRCLNGHMFSTRKHGSTCPYCNTTLEKPARSEAARPQAAADVDEKTMPYLGETTGIQPVTGWLVCVEGPQMGQDYRIMAEKNFIGRAEEMHIRIIGDNGVSRRNHAVIVYDPKKRNFYLLPGDASGLAYHNNEAVYSPVELNAYDLIQLGRSKFVFVPLCGPHFEWDNG; from the coding sequence ATGAGCTTGACGAGATGCCTGAATGGACACATGTTCAGTACGAGAAAGCATGGCAGCACCTGTCCATACTGCAATACGACGCTGGAAAAACCCGCGCGCAGCGAGGCGGCAAGACCCCAAGCGGCTGCGGACGTGGACGAAAAAACGATGCCTTATCTGGGAGAAACAACAGGCATTCAGCCGGTAACCGGTTGGCTGGTTTGCGTCGAAGGGCCGCAAATGGGCCAGGATTACCGCATTATGGCCGAGAAAAATTTTATCGGCCGCGCCGAGGAAATGCATATCCGGATTATTGGGGATAATGGGGTTTCGCGGCGAAATCATGCGGTGATCGTCTATGATCCGAAAAAACGAAATTTTTATTTGCTGCCAGGGGATGCCTCGGGCCTGGCATATCATAACAACGAAGCGGTGTATTCTCCGGTCGAGCTGAACGCCTATGATTTGATTCAACTGGGACGCAGCAAATTCGTATTTGTTCCGCTGTGCGGACCTCACTTCGAGTGGGATAACGGTTAA
- a CDS encoding FHA domain-containing protein, producing the protein MDLLIYGLLIGTVIYALLRPFHYILQMSIVAAAAAMACVLIWTGDRSPGYKNRKEKMPIAKIVLLDDDGERVKEWFVKGEIAVLIGKSTSQGEVDIDLSDCEYASLISPEHAVLNRVGDEWYIEDADSHSGTGIRKAGRSDSSRLVVEEPQRLGAGDMIFIANTRLLVK; encoded by the coding sequence ATGGATCTGTTGATCTACGGGTTATTGATCGGTACGGTGATTTATGCCCTTCTCCGCCCTTTTCATTACATTTTGCAAATGTCCATCGTCGCGGCAGCAGCTGCGATGGCATGCGTGCTGATATGGACCGGGGACCGCAGTCCGGGTTACAAGAACCGGAAGGAAAAGATGCCTATTGCCAAGATCGTCCTGCTGGATGATGACGGAGAACGCGTGAAGGAATGGTTCGTGAAGGGCGAAATTGCGGTCCTGATTGGAAAAAGCACAAGCCAAGGCGAGGTTGACATAGATTTATCGGACTGCGAATATGCGTCGCTGATCAGTCCGGAACACGCGGTTCTGAATCGCGTCGGTGACGAATGGTATATCGAGGATGCGGATTCGCACAGCGGCACAGGCATTCGCAAGGCGGGCCGCAGCGATTCCAGCCGGCTTGTCGTTGAAGAGCCGCAGCGGCTCGGCGCGGGAGACATGATTTTTATTGCCAACACCAGGCTGCTGGTCAAATAA
- a CDS encoding J domain-containing protein, whose product MKVTDYYEVLGVTRQAAGNEIRQAYRKLAKRFHPDVNPGNPDAARRFKQIVEAYETLSDEVKRAAYDERLAQGSETAREPKKDPAKRSGRGTKAAQGSHFDPARVQEQFAQFFGMTPKGQTDTKSKQKGAKERNPLDTSELFEQFFGYRKK is encoded by the coding sequence ATGAAAGTGACGGATTATTACGAGGTTCTCGGAGTAACACGCCAGGCGGCGGGAAACGAGATCAGACAAGCATATCGCAAATTGGCCAAACGTTTCCATCCTGACGTGAATCCCGGAAATCCGGATGCGGCACGAAGATTCAAGCAAATCGTTGAAGCGTACGAAACGCTTAGTGACGAGGTTAAACGAGCTGCTTATGACGAGCGGCTGGCTCAGGGGAGCGAAACTGCAAGAGAGCCGAAGAAAGATCCGGCAAAGCGGTCCGGCAGAGGAACGAAAGCGGCACAAGGAAGTCATTTTGATCCTGCCCGGGTGCAAGAGCAGTTTGCACAATTTTTTGGCATGACGCCCAAGGGGCAAACCGATACGAAAAGCAAGCAAAAGGGCGCAAAGGAGCGAAATCCTTTGGATACGTCCGAGCTGTTCGAACAATTTTTCGGGTACCGCAAGAAATAA
- a CDS encoding molecular chaperone: MRGFKLYTDSTGQERVRGKARYTRDELHEMTTFQLRNICYRERLVEGLSRHLDRDEMIRVILKYLGADERMFIGRYCEGGFERVGGILRKYFQAPLGGDGGISVPARIVIYPGIAVDKADGYRVQAPAGFAEGNVLLVNDRMELCGILNVCKDGTAAAAGGYYLAAHHSGEWKRTNNRQYSLLFLRKRDSEYVFKTYYQEQALPPIHIQYYKIPLADLDIRELQETDAVLAIDFGTSNTTAGAFLHPGYAESPSSLDVLNGQIRTNEINFVKFPDPSYQMPEWTEALPTAVSVADCSDPSAVSYQFGYEALLQIRRSSYSSRATVFQGLKRWVSDFRKQVEVMDSEGNTATVSRSEVLRAYIKYVIMLAEHQFKCKFKNLYFTSPVKMKAPFLDMFTELLPEYRIEQEDALDEGMAVLYNTIADGIERSSFMEGIDYKALVIDCGGGTTDLSSCRFRIEDGHMSYRIALDATYENGDTHFGGNNITYRIMQFMKIMFADYYTGGRHQVTDIDDLIDIPGNDLFREVDEQGVEAVYAELERRYREAEHVIPTAFAHYENRSRDEYLRVRSNFYFLWEIAEGMKEQFFRKTGILRNRFHTEQGGGADNDLQITPMERWFLSVSRGGVLKDEYEIPDVVFNIKEITQLIKADIYEVVRKFLDGFYQSGVLGEYSIIKLTGQSCRIDVFREALKEFVPGRSIEFRQKPMEGRVPELKLACLRGAIRYLNARKSGMIETSITKQAAAIPYTVSSHTHDRRELELISSLERSNRVLGFISRPFQTREVEFLLRGSDGALRQSYVYHNRTDHYKPVQYVDIQEVYGDKIPQDDTDSIVNGETKYFVFADDNHWGFHVLPIARQDEGLLLGRKALFPFESDRSELDFFDGTR; the protein is encoded by the coding sequence ATGAGGGGATTTAAACTGTATACCGATTCCACCGGTCAGGAGCGGGTGCGCGGGAAGGCGCGTTATACGCGGGACGAGCTGCATGAAATGACCACTTTTCAGCTGCGGAACATCTGCTACAGGGAACGCTTGGTCGAAGGTTTAAGCCGTCATCTGGACCGTGATGAGATGATCCGCGTCATCCTGAAATATTTGGGAGCGGACGAGCGGATGTTCATCGGGCGTTACTGTGAAGGCGGATTTGAGCGGGTGGGCGGCATTTTGCGCAAATATTTTCAAGCGCCGCTGGGAGGGGACGGCGGCATTAGCGTTCCGGCCCGCATCGTCATATATCCCGGCATTGCCGTGGACAAGGCGGACGGGTACAGGGTGCAAGCGCCGGCCGGATTCGCGGAAGGCAACGTGCTGTTGGTCAATGACCGGATGGAGCTGTGCGGCATTCTCAATGTATGCAAGGACGGAACCGCGGCGGCTGCAGGCGGCTATTACCTGGCGGCGCATCACAGCGGAGAGTGGAAACGGACGAACAACAGGCAGTACAGCCTGCTTTTCCTCCGCAAACGGGACTCGGAATACGTGTTCAAAACCTATTATCAGGAGCAGGCTTTGCCGCCCATACATATTCAGTATTACAAAATTCCGCTGGCCGATCTGGATATTCGCGAGCTGCAGGAGACGGATGCCGTGCTGGCGATCGACTTTGGCACATCGAACACGACGGCAGGGGCTTTTTTGCATCCCGGATATGCCGAGTCCCCGAGCAGTCTGGATGTTCTGAACGGGCAGATCCGGACGAATGAAATCAATTTCGTGAAGTTTCCGGACCCGTCCTACCAAATGCCTGAATGGACTGAAGCACTGCCGACCGCCGTCAGCGTAGCGGATTGCTCCGATCCTTCCGCCGTCAGCTATCAATTCGGATACGAGGCCTTGCTCCAAATCCGGCGCAGCAGCTACAGTAGCCGGGCGACCGTCTTTCAGGGGCTGAAACGGTGGGTGAGCGACTTCAGGAAACAGGTCGAGGTCATGGACAGTGAAGGGAATACTGCGACGGTGTCCCGGAGCGAGGTGCTTCGCGCCTATATCAAGTACGTGATCATGCTGGCCGAGCACCAGTTCAAATGCAAGTTCAAAAACCTGTATTTTACAAGTCCGGTGAAGATGAAAGCTCCATTCCTCGATATGTTTACGGAGCTGCTGCCCGAATACCGGATCGAGCAGGAAGACGCCCTGGACGAAGGGATGGCGGTATTGTACAACACGATTGCGGACGGGATCGAGCGAAGCAGCTTCATGGAAGGCATCGATTATAAAGCGCTGGTCATCGATTGCGGGGGAGGGACGACGGACTTGTCCTCCTGCCGGTTCCGGATCGAAGACGGACATATGTCGTACCGGATTGCGCTTGATGCGACTTATGAAAATGGGGACACCCATTTTGGCGGCAACAATATTACATACCGGATCATGCAGTTTATGAAAATCATGTTCGCCGATTATTACACGGGCGGCAGGCATCAAGTCACCGATATCGATGACCTGATCGACATCCCGGGCAATGATCTGTTTCGTGAAGTGGACGAGCAGGGCGTAGAAGCAGTCTACGCCGAGTTGGAGCGCCGTTACCGGGAGGCGGAACACGTCATTCCAACGGCTTTTGCCCATTACGAGAACCGTTCCCGGGACGAATATTTGCGGGTGCGCAGCAATTTTTATTTTTTATGGGAAATCGCCGAAGGGATGAAAGAGCAATTTTTCCGGAAAACCGGGATATTGCGGAATCGCTTCCACACCGAGCAAGGCGGGGGAGCGGATAACGATCTGCAGATCACGCCGATGGAACGCTGGTTTCTGTCCGTTTCGCGCGGCGGGGTCCTGAAGGATGAATACGAAATTCCCGATGTCGTTTTTAATATCAAGGAAATTACGCAGCTCATCAAAGCGGATATTTACGAGGTCGTCCGCAAATTCCTGGACGGCTTTTACCAAAGCGGCGTGCTGGGGGAATATTCGATCATCAAGCTGACCGGTCAGTCCTGCAGGATCGATGTGTTCCGGGAGGCGCTGAAGGAATTTGTGCCGGGACGCAGCATCGAATTCCGGCAGAAGCCGATGGAAGGCCGGGTGCCGGAGCTGAAGCTCGCCTGCCTGCGCGGGGCGATCCGTTATCTGAATGCCCGGAAATCGGGCATGATCGAGACGAGCATAACGAAACAGGCGGCGGCCATTCCGTATACGGTCAGCTCGCATACCCACGACCGTCGGGAACTGGAGCTGATCAGCAGCCTGGAGCGGAGCAACCGGGTGCTGGGCTTCATCTCGCGGCCGTTTCAGACGCGGGAGGTCGAGTTCCTCTTACGCGGCAGCGATGGGGCCCTGCGCCAGAGTTACGTGTATCATAACCGGACCGATCATTACAAGCCGGTGCAATACGTCGATATCCAGGAGGTTTACGGGGATAAAATCCCGCAGGACGACACCGACTCCATCGTCAACGGGGAAACGAAATATTTTGTATTTGCGGACGACAACCATTGGGGGTTTCACGTTCTGCCAATCGCGCGTCAGGATGAGGGTCTTCTGTTAGGCCGGAAAGCGCTGTTCCCGTTCGAAAGCGACCGGTCGGAGCTGGATTTTTTTGATGGGACGAGGTAA
- a CDS encoding normocyte-binding protein — translation MKELIMDRLSKMEDLQQRRLLRNLMSGVFLNLVEYQEELNRQLERRVFEEVGIHDTKHDIYVSMCRREEWDPLHDYLYPMNPADTEPDRIDLGEIMQNLKDGGEVRLFSLFLECSYPLIQELLYSGRKFRGSLKTSRGQYGIEVKLVKDMTYIKEIEKLYHVFLNNGLPWKTVNHPYAYKFVKAVLNRIDGELAEDEEVLEISVHLEEYEPYKRTDLVPLWNIYRLELKTGGFPVPAADRVNYEHVLPLLKTGLQHGYLVEVNDDSIRYIKRSAEEITVVSPREKSDTWQVLKVASPFNSGMSRPGYPLMSNRQKEDFISRYGHQQGQIVRSKGEIVRIVHSFAVSEGLALADVEIRPADGSRAITYELNRFITDEVRVDNGKWRMCLKFKRTDGDSLPDYLAEDLLSFLVSQVQMSFPEYRCEGEWA, via the coding sequence ATGAAGGAACTCATCATGGACCGGCTGAGCAAGATGGAGGATTTGCAGCAGCGGCGGCTGCTGCGGAACCTGATGAGCGGCGTGTTTCTGAACCTGGTGGAATATCAGGAGGAGCTGAACCGCCAGCTGGAGCGGCGGGTATTCGAGGAAGTGGGCATTCACGATACCAAACATGATATCTACGTTTCCATGTGCAGACGGGAAGAGTGGGACCCTTTGCATGATTATTTGTATCCAATGAATCCCGCGGATACGGAGCCGGACCGAATCGATCTTGGAGAAATCATGCAGAACCTCAAGGATGGCGGCGAAGTCCGGCTGTTTTCGTTGTTTCTGGAATGCAGCTATCCACTGATTCAAGAGCTTCTTTATAGCGGCAGAAAATTCCGGGGCAGCCTGAAGACAAGCCGGGGCCAGTATGGAATCGAGGTCAAGCTGGTGAAGGATATGACCTACATCAAAGAAATCGAAAAGCTGTATCATGTATTTCTGAATAACGGCCTGCCTTGGAAAACGGTGAATCATCCTTATGCCTACAAATTCGTTAAAGCGGTGCTGAACCGGATCGACGGGGAGCTTGCGGAGGACGAGGAGGTGCTGGAAATATCGGTGCATCTGGAGGAATACGAGCCTTACAAAAGAACCGATCTCGTTCCGCTATGGAATATTTACCGTCTGGAACTGAAAACAGGAGGTTTTCCGGTGCCGGCGGCAGACCGCGTCAACTATGAGCATGTGCTGCCGCTGCTCAAAACCGGACTTCAGCACGGTTACCTGGTTGAGGTCAATGATGACAGCATCCGTTACATCAAACGTTCCGCGGAAGAGATTACGGTCGTTTCGCCGCGTGAAAAGTCGGATACTTGGCAGGTGCTCAAAGTAGCCAGTCCCTTTAATTCCGGAATGAGCAGGCCCGGTTATCCACTGATGTCCAACCGGCAGAAGGAAGATTTTATCAGCAGGTACGGTCATCAGCAGGGGCAAATCGTTCGCTCCAAAGGCGAAATCGTCCGGATCGTTCATTCTTTTGCCGTCTCGGAGGGGCTTGCGCTGGCGGATGTGGAAATTCGCCCTGCGGACGGCAGCCGGGCCATCACCTACGAGCTCAACCGTTTCATTACAGATGAGGTCCGGGTGGATAACGGGAAATGGAGAATGTGCCTGAAATTCAAGCGGACGGATGGGGATTCGCTGCCGGATTATTTGGCTGAAGATTTGCTCAGCTTCCTCGTTTCCCAGGTGCAGATGTCGTTTCCGGAATATCGCTGCGAAGGAGAATGGGCTTGA
- a CDS encoding PP2C family protein-serine/threonine phosphatase: MGNWDFIDKYGVLIAAALLVAVLFGVRLKLQTSPTRLPAEDWSAEDDEYGYRPQPIPDVQIGNAQTIGRRQEQDDYFASAATRVGTMAVIADGISGLKNGRMSSTLAVTTFSREFLKVEDPREIPEYFHNAALVSNRAILEQLGGENGGTTLVVAVICGRRLHWGAVGDSMLILFRNGELMPVNSKHTLETVLEERYLSGEISKEDALQNPMRNQLINYLGYGGFKSMEAGEPVYLEPGDIVILCSDGVVDALTEVELEEILRLKLPPQETAERIIEGVEQKSFKNQDNATVMILEKRE; encoded by the coding sequence ATGGGAAATTGGGATTTTATTGACAAATACGGCGTGCTGATAGCAGCTGCTCTTCTGGTCGCTGTATTGTTCGGGGTCCGGCTGAAGCTGCAAACAAGCCCTACTCGGCTTCCGGCAGAGGATTGGAGCGCGGAAGACGATGAATACGGGTACCGGCCTCAGCCAATCCCTGACGTTCAAATCGGGAATGCACAAACCATCGGCCGAAGGCAGGAGCAGGACGATTATTTTGCGAGCGCGGCAACCCGGGTCGGGACTATGGCGGTGATTGCCGACGGAATCAGCGGATTAAAGAATGGCCGCATGTCCAGCACGCTGGCGGTGACGACGTTTTCCCGCGAGTTTCTGAAGGTGGAGGATCCGCGGGAGATTCCTGAATATTTTCACAATGCGGCGCTTGTCAGCAACCGGGCGATTCTTGAGCAGCTTGGGGGCGAAAATGGAGGAACGACCCTGGTCGTCGCCGTCATTTGCGGCAGGAGACTTCACTGGGGAGCGGTAGGGGACAGCATGCTCATTCTGTTCCGGAATGGGGAACTGATGCCGGTGAATTCCAAGCATACGCTGGAAACGGTGCTGGAGGAACGCTACCTTTCAGGCGAGATCAGCAAAGAGGACGCCCTGCAAAATCCGATGCGCAATCAACTGATCAACTATTTGGGATACGGCGGCTTCAAAAGCATGGAAGCTGGCGAGCCGGTTTATTTGGAGCCAGGGGACATCGTCATTTTATGCAGCGACGGCGTGGTGGATGCACTGACGGAAGTGGAGCTGGAAGAGATTTTGAGATTGAAGCTGCCGCCGCAGGAGACCGCCGAAAGAATCATCGAAGGCGTTGAGCAAAAGAGCTTTAAGAATCAGGATAATGCCACCGTGATGATTTTGGAGAAACGGGAATAG
- a CDS encoding membrane-associated protease 1, with product MGFRLKVEGAETIELGLDNIQKVVYDTDTPDDSNARSTDVGSTLRIIGKIITATDGDKADDTLKLALWSLVPAEKADCYRKLTLEVIAANQVVREVVFPNAFVVDYKETFGDTEGVGQFELYVKQKRDKTELAKLNGGYPAND from the coding sequence ATGGGATTCAGATTGAAAGTAGAAGGAGCAGAAACAATTGAACTTGGTTTGGACAACATCCAAAAGGTCGTTTATGACACCGATACGCCGGATGATTCCAATGCCAGATCCACCGATGTAGGATCCACGCTGAGAATTATCGGAAAGATCATTACCGCTACCGATGGCGACAAGGCTGACGACACGCTGAAACTGGCACTGTGGTCCCTCGTTCCTGCCGAAAAGGCAGATTGCTACCGCAAGCTGACGCTGGAAGTGATCGCAGCCAATCAAGTGGTTCGCGAGGTCGTATTCCCGAATGCCTTTGTGGTCGATTACAAAGAAACGTTCGGAGACACCGAAGGCGTAGGCCAATTCGAGCTTTACGTCAAGCAAAAAAGAGACAAAACCGAGCTGGCCAAGCTCAATGGCGGATATCCTGCCAACGACTAA